In Thermoanaerobaculum aquaticum, the DNA window GCAAGGGTGGCCTCGACAGCAGCTCGCGGTGTCCTTTTTCCCGGAGGCTTCCGGGCTTTTGGCTCACCTGCCCTGGGAAAGCCTGGGTTTCTCTGCGTTTCCTGCCTGGGTGCGGCGTTTTTGGGTGGGGGAGGGGGGTCAAAGGGCGGTCCGGGTGTGGGAAATTCTGCCTTGGAGCCTCTGGCTCCCAAGCGCATTGGGAGGGGCGCAATGACTCCCTCAGGGCCGGCGTGGCAGCTTCTGGTCGGGGCGGCGGAAGGCCACGGCGGCCGAAACCCTTACCTTTGCACGCTGGAAGGGGTTTGGAGCTTCCAGCAGGTGCTGGAGGAAGTCACCTGTGCGGCCGCTTTCCTTTTGGCTCACGGTGGGGAGGTGGGGGAGCGAGTGGTTCTGGCCATGGGGGATCGGGTGGAAATGGTGGTGGCCTTTTGGGCAGCGCTGTGGGCAGGGATGGTGGCGGTGCCGGTGGCTCCCTCCTTTTCCCCCCGGGAGCTGCGGGAAATCCTGGTGGATTCGGGGGCACGTATAGCCCTGGGGGATGCCACCTCCGCCAAAGCGCTGGCTTCCGCCGCCGAGGGGCTTTCGGTGCGGTTGTTCTTTTGCGAGGACAAGCCACCCTGGAGCAGCACCACCCATACGGCTTCGCCTGTAAAGTCCGGGGGTTCGGAGCCGGCGCTCATGCTTTACACTTCGGGCACCACCGGCCGCATGAAAGGGGTGGTGCACAGCCACCGCAACGTGCTGGCGGCGGCCGGCGGCTTAGGCCCCCAGGTTTTGAACTTAACCCCCGAGGACCGGGTTTTTTCCGCAGCGCGCATGTTTTTTGCTTACGGCCTGGGCAACTCCGTGTACATCCCGGTGGCCTGCGGTTGCGCGGCCGTGGTGCACCCGGGTCCGGTGCTGCCGGGTGTGGTGCGGGAGATCCTGGAGCGCTTCCGCCCCACGGTGCTTTTTGCTGTGCCCAGCCTTTACCGGGCGCTGGCGCCACAGCCCGGGGTGCCGTGGAGGAGCCTGCGCTGTGCGGTAAGCGCCGGGGAAAAGCTTCCCCCCGAGCTCTGGCAGCTCCTCACCCGGCGGGCCAGGGTGCCGGTTCTGGACGGCCTGGGCATGACCGAGACCCTCCATCACTTCACCTCCAACCGCCCCGGGGAAGTGGCCCCGGGGAGCGTGGGGCGACCCCTGGCCGGCTTTTCCCTGAAGGTGCTGGACGAGCAAGGGCAACCGGTGGCGGAAGGCCAGGTGGGGGAGCTCTGGGTTTCCGGTCCTTCGGTGATGGACGGGTACTTCCGCCAGCCGGAAAAAACCGCAGTGGTCCTTA includes these proteins:
- a CDS encoding class I adenylate-forming enzyme family protein, giving the protein MTPSGPAWQLLVGAAEGHGGRNPYLCTLEGVWSFQQVLEEVTCAAAFLLAHGGEVGERVVLAMGDRVEMVVAFWAALWAGMVAVPVAPSFSPRELREILVDSGARIALGDATSAKALASAAEGLSVRLFFCEDKPPWSSTTHTASPVKSGGSEPALMLYTSGTTGRMKGVVHSHRNVLAAAGGLGPQVLNLTPEDRVFSAARMFFAYGLGNSVYIPVACGCAAVVHPGPVLPGVVREILERFRPTVLFAVPSLYRALAPQPGVPWRSLRCAVSAGEKLPPELWQLLTRRARVPVLDGLGMTETLHHFTSNRPGEVAPGSVGRPLAGFSLKVLDEQGQPVAEGQVGELWVSGPSVMDGYFRQPEKTAVVLKEGWLRTGDLVSVRGGFVYHCGRRDDLVKLSGIAVFLSEVEEVLKKHPGVAEAAVVPVERGAGVATLKAFIVPRPGELPQANELFRFCRRRLAAFKVPREFEVVESLPYTLTGKLRRFFLAAPR